The genome window GAGGGTATGCACACCACTGCAATAATTAGTAAATTTACGCTTTCTTGACAAAGTTACACATTTTGAAATGAGTTTTGAATACAAAGTAGTTCGTCTAAATCTCTAAGCTGACTACATTTTCATAATACTTAAGTGTGCATTTTATATGAATCTACAATAATTTGTTAATTTTTTGTGCTTGTTAACTTTttagaaatataaaaatatattatatatagtaacATTTTAAAATGTGAACAGTACTAAGGGGAGGGGGTGGTTATCACTTGTaaaaattccatcactcacaacatccaatcaagttccgccatgtcatcaaccatttttccatcgctcacaactttttttagtgACAAtagtcatcactcacaacacccaacaataaactcTCACATCCTTTCCTCCATCACGCGTGAATTTTTTCACGGGATCCTTCCATTACTCGTGATATTTGATGGGTGGCGGTGGAAATTGAACAAGTTCCACGCGTTGTTATTTTCCATCACGTACCAAATTAGCACCGCCCTGCCTCCCCTAATTCATAATTGTTCTACAATGCTTACTAGCTTGCTTTACACAAAAACCATTCTAAGTGCTTCTCCTTATTTATAATTTGCCCCCATCCATTACAATTTGTGACAGCCTGTTAAAAGGTATAATTTCTAAATAGTAATTGAGATCAAATCTTTTtatacaaataaataatatagtTTATCTTGAGAATTTCTTCATAAAGGCATTAATTAAGAacatattatttatattttatttttgggTGTGATGTATATACAGTAAGATTAAATGATAATGGTTATATCACAAGAAATTATTAGTTTACAAATTAtacataaaaatagttttaatctGATCTTATAAGATTAATAATTCCCAAACAAAATTATGTCTTAAGTTGCATTGTATAACTTTAATTCGTAAGTTTTTTAATCAAACATAAATTTTATAATTATGATCCAATGTTAGTATTTAATTAACTAATCATAATTATGATCCAAAGTTAACTAATCCAATCagtaacgttttttttttttcgtttctaTAGTTTTCGGTTGATATAAAACATGTGTCGATTTCCTTAACGCATAttataaatttagtttttggGTTGTTTATTATGGTTGCTATAGAGAGTGGTGATACCGTAATGAACCAAACCGACACCAACCAAATACTCGCCGCATAGCACGGAATGATCCCGCTAGTTTATACACAATTTTATTTGCCAACGTTCCACTATCATTTATTTTTTTGGAAACAGAGTTGTAAATAAAGTAATTTTGAAGTAATGTATATTTACTTTTTTGAATTAAAAAATGATCCGTATTATTAAGTAACCGCATTATTAATATTCTTTTTTAGTtttttgtttaatatataatttagtAATTATCTAactattagagcattcacatccaatccactaaaaatatacatacattctactaaaaaacaactcatatatcaatatatttccactaaaaacaaataccttttctctctccttttcaatatatattacattttctctctcctccactcacaaccactttttatacttttcaTATTCTAACTACATAGCATTGCTTactttatttgtttaattaaattgtaatataaaatttattaaaaacatgtttctcttaaaaactaaaattatttttattataactTTACACACGTTTAACTATCTGTTTAATTTGATAATACCTTAATGACATATTTATTGCAGGTGAACTTGAATGGGTACAGCCACTGTGGAAGAACACTGCCTCTAACATCAGCTTTCTTTGGTGGAGACATAAAGAAACCGAGTTTTAAACCCAAGAAAACAAATGTTTTAAGTGGGAAACTTAAGGTTGTTGCTGCCGAAGTCGATGAAGAGAAGCAGACCAACAAGGATCGATGGAGAGGACTTGCGTTTGATGAATCCGATGATCAACAAGACATTACGCGCGGCAAAGGAATGGTTGATACTCTTTTCCAAGCCCCCATGGATAACGGCACCCATTACGCAGTCTTGAGCTCCTACGAGTACCTAAGTGCTGGCCTCCGACAGTAAGCCTTTACTTCTATACACTTGTGTTTTTATtagattttcttttgtttttaaacaTTTCCATTATATTGAGTCTTTGTTTAATCTTCTTTATACATGAATGGCAGATATAATTTGGATAATTACATGGATGGATTCTACATTGCTCCAGCTTTCATGGATAAACTTGTTGTTCATATCACCAAGAACTTCATGACATTGCCAAATATCAAGGTAACCAACATATGAGTGGAATTTGCCAAAATTAACAGTAATCTTTTAAACCTAAACACTTTTtgtctaattttttttataacaaacaGACTAGTGTGTTAACTGTCCGTACAAAACTATACTAGTACAACaataatatgattttttttattttactttggGCGCACATTTCAATTCGTTTAGAATTCAACATATCCATAAGTTATATTCCAATTAAAAATGATGAAATTTCAGTTCAAAAAAATTAAAGTAGATGTACAATTTCAAGTGCAGGTTCCATTAATTTTAGGCATTTGGGGAGGCAAAGGTCAAGGAAAGTCATTCCAGTGTGAGCTTGTATTCGCCAAAATGGGTATCAAGTAGGTTTTCATCCTTCTCagcagtgttgtaaaaatcgcgactaggcggcgattaatcgctagtcggctagtaactgagtaatttttcgttaattagtccattaatcgctagtcgggcctagtcggacctagtcggCCAGCCAAAAATCGGCGAATCCGGCCAGATTCCGGCAAAAAACCtgtatattccggccaaaacctctaaattccggCCAATTTCCAACCAAACCATGTGAATTCTAACAGttaatcttgtatacttaaaaCAATGAGTTGAGTAAAAGTTAAaacctagctacttaaaatatttaccgataaaaatgtgtatatgtatacataaaactgaaaattacatagaAAAAagccgatccgattaatcccgattaaccATGAGTAAtgccgagtagtcgctagtccccaaCTCAGCGGCCaactagcgactagcgagttctctaACCTTGCTTCTCAGAACTTTCATATCCTATATTGTGTTTTTAATACAAGATCGATGTGGCCAAAGGGTTGGTAGTTTAGATTAATGAGAAAATACTTCTATCTTTGTCAGAAACATTACCTATGATTGAAAATATTCATTATGTTCTTCTTTTCTATATACATATTAAAGTGATCTAAAAGTTTTTATGAATTACTTTAGACATGTTAGACCTAAAAATAACCTAACTCAACTGGCCCATAAGTAAATGAGTCGAAGTTATCACATCAGCTTCATCGTCTCTAGACTAATATTAATTTGTGTCATGCATGTGAGCCAGCCCGATTATGATGAGTGCGGGTGAATTAGAAAGCGGGAATGCAGGGGAACCCGCAAAGTTAATCAGACAGAGATACCGTGAAGCGGCAGACATGATTAGTAAAGGGAAAATGTGTGTGTTATTCATCAACGATCTTGATGCGGGTGCGGGCCGAATGGGTGGAACTACACAATACACCGTTAACAACCAGATGGTGAATGCTACACTTATGAACATAGCCGATAACCCTACTAATGTTCAGCTTCCGGGCATGTACAACAAGCAAGAAAACCCTAGAGTCCCAATTATTGTCACCGGTAACGATTTTTCAACATTATATGCACCTCTTATTCGTGATGGACGAATGGAGAAGTTTTATTGGGCCCCTACTCGTGAAGATCGAATCGGTGTTTGCATGGGTATTTTCCGAACTGATAATGTTCCTAAGGAGGATGTAGTCAAGCTTGTAGACACCTTCCCCGGACAATCCATTGGTAAGCTAAGCATGTATCTTGTTAATTACGGGTAAGCTTAGTTGTGTGGCCGGCTGTGATCAAAACTTTGGATTGAACTGTTAATTAAATAGGAGAAAAGACTAACCCAACCGGCCAGGTTGGTTGGGCCACCAAACCGATCATTTTTTACGTTTTTGCAGTTTAGTGGTTCGGTTTTAACGGTTAGTAGTTTTAAAGTACTAATGTATTATATTGCTTAAAGAGATAGGTGAATTTTGATCCATTCTTAATTAtcagttttgacccgtttcatttCTAGCTATATTTAATGATTTCGTTCATTTGACCACACATATCACCCATTAATTTGAATTCTAGAAAGAATTATTTATTCCCACATTGTTCTATTCTTTTaagtaatataatttagatgaaACATGTGACACAAGTTTCTTTAAACGATTTGAAATGTTTTGTTGGGAGCTAGCGTTGTGTTCTTATCTATTTGACATATTATTATTAACATCAAACCCAAAACAACTTAATTTACATTTTTACATATATGGGCTTAAATTGAAATTGGGCCTCTAGACAGGCTTGGTTATTTAGCTACTTCATCACCAAATTAGTTTGTTGTTGTAAACTGCTTTCTTAATTTCCACAAGTGAACATCAATTTGTGTTTGTGCAGATTTCTTTGGCGCTTTGAGAGCAAGAGTGTACGATGATGAAGTTAGAAAATGGATCTCGGGCATTGGGGTAGAAAATATAGGAAAACGACTTGTGAACTCAAGGGAAGCACCTCCTACTTTTGAACAACCAAAGATGACTCTTGAAAAGCTTCTTGAGTATGGAAACATGCTTGTTAAGGAACAAGAAAATGTGAAAAGAGTTCAACTAGCAGACAAATACTTAAATGAAGCCGCACTTGGAAATGCTAATGAAGATGCCATTAATAATGGAGCCTTTTACGGTTAGGGTTTCTTCAATCAAGGCACGCATTTATGGAAAGTTTTCGACTGAATTTATAGTTTGAAGCTTTTGATTGATGTTATGGTTGCAGGCAAAGCTGCTCAACAAGTTAAGGTGCCTGTTCCTGAAGGTTGCACCGATCCTTCCGCTGAAAACTTTGATCCAACGGCTAGGAGTGATGATGGAACCTGTGTGTATAAGCTTTAGGTAGTTATTTAGGGTCTTATGTGTTTTGAGAACGCAATACCGTAATCATGTTATGCCTGGGTAGATATCCGTTTATTCTTTTGTATGTTCTAGGCAAGAATGTGTTAAATCTAAAATATTGGTGAAAATTAATTAATGACGCTTATTTCTTGTGTTAGTTAACAAAGAAGCATATAGTGCACTTTTATAATTTCGTAGGAGCCCCGTGAAACAactagttatatatttattatattgcCACCGTTAAGAAAAACTACCTTTCTAAAAGATCTGACTCGTGTAAAATAACCAACTTTAATCTAGGCCATTTAAAGTCCCTAGCAAGCTTCAAGAAGCAGCAGTTCAGGGCAATTTTTACCTTCTCTATCCTAATAACCAGCAATCAGCAGACGGTTTTCTATCATACGCTCCCACTCGGCCACTCCCAGCCTACAACCATATACATCCTTTTCCCATGTCATATGTGTTCACCCTTCCATTAACCCGAATTTGATTAATATGGTCTTCATATGTGCTCTTAAAGATCAGACCAAACTCGTCTCGCTCTTCTCTATCTAATAGCTACGATTCTTTCTCCTACTACCCCATCAAATCTACCGACGATGACTCCGACGACCACCCAAGGGAGTTAAACTTACAATTACCACCATTGATAAATCACTCTAACCAAAATGTTCACAAGTCACTTCATCTCCATTGTTGATTTATCATCGAAGTCACCGGAATCATTAGACCGCCGGATATATGTATATGTGAATTCTTTGTTGATTTTGCATCGTCATATCCTCTTACCGAATATACATATATGTTCTTAGGTACTTGGAGGTGATTGCATTCATGAAGCCTGCAACCCTCATCTTTTCGTCAGCACCTACGTATGTTAACCCTTCTTTCTTGTACCTTTCGATGAAATCTCTAAAgtagtgtttggtatgaggtaatggAGGATGGAATGGAATAATCCATTCAAGGGTAATGAaaaaagaagtgtttggttgatgatgtGAATGGAATAAAGCATTACATACACCATTCCATTCCTTCTAAAATTGTTGAAATCTATTCCTGGGCTCCCCtcagtttttttttcattccGTTCAATATCAAACGGTTGTTTCTTTATTTTGCCCCCTCCTCACCGATTATCCCTCCCCTTCCATCGTTATCTGATTTGCACATCCTCTAAACAAGGAATGGATTATGATTTTGCTTATATATATCGCCATTTTCATAGAGCAAACGTCACTCCTCTGGAACCCTAATTTGCCCAGTTCGTTGTGATTTTCGTCATCAGACACGAAATCAGgtaaattgtttatttatttgttcaATTCTTGTGATTTTATCATCCCAAACTTTCAGTGAATGAATGGTGAACTTTAATATGAACTTCAATCATATTTTGATTTCAATTTTAGTTT of Helianthus annuus cultivar XRQ/B chromosome 1, HanXRQr2.0-SUNRISE, whole genome shotgun sequence contains these proteins:
- the LOC110940202 gene encoding ribulose bisphosphate carboxylase/oxygenase activase 2, chloroplastic, with protein sequence MTTTAGAVIQTPVNLNGYSHCGRTLPLTSAFFGGDIKKPSFKPKKTNVLSGKLKVVAAEVDEEKQTNKDRWRGLAFDESDDQQDITRGKGMVDTLFQAPMDNGTHYAVLSSYEYLSAGLRQYNLDNYMDGFYIAPAFMDKLVVHITKNFMTLPNIKVPLILGIWGGKGQGKSFQCELVFAKMGINPIMMSAGELESGNAGEPAKLIRQRYREAADMISKGKMCVLFINDLDAGAGRMGGTTQYTVNNQMVNATLMNIADNPTNVQLPGMYNKQENPRVPIIVTGNDFSTLYAPLIRDGRMEKFYWAPTREDRIGVCMGIFRTDNVPKEDVVKLVDTFPGQSIDFFGALRARVYDDEVRKWISGIGVENIGKRLVNSREAPPTFEQPKMTLEKLLEYGNMLVKEQENVKRVQLADKYLNEAALGNANEDAINNGAFYGKAAQQVKVPVPEGCTDPSAENFDPTARSDDGTCVYKL